The DNA region atttaaaaatatatatcaatgaTAAATGAAGTGTGGGAATGGTCAAAAATTCATTCACACTAGGTAGGATAGCTTGTTAATATTTACGTAATTAGTAGTCAATCCAAACATGTATTAGGATGTAGATGTCGGGGGAATACACCCTTATTTACAGCTGCTCACCTGGCACAGGTGTGTGAGGCTGCAGGTGCAGAGACTCTTCCTGTAAGTTCGGGTCGGTCTGTTCCTCAGGATCCTCCGTTAGAATCTAACcaaaacatgaatgaatgaaaacgtGAAAATTAAGCACAATATACTAAATCATTTGATACTAAATATTGCTTTGAACCCTTTCTTCTTACCGGTCTGACAGTGGAGAGGCTGGTCAGATTCCCCAGGCTGCTGCCGTCAGTGATGACCATGGTTTGTGACAGCAGACTGGACGAGTGGTACTGTGGTGAATCTGACTTGCTGTACACTGAAACGTGGTACAGATTAATAACTCTGCACTCGCCTAACATGTTTATCTCATCTCATTGCATTGCTGTAGCCTTACTGTGACAGGGCAGCTGCGTCATGGTGGCCATGAACGGACTGGCACACATGTGGCTCTGAAGGTGTGATATTGGCAGCTGTGAAGAGGcttgaagctgctgctggaaggAGATTGGCTGAAGCGTTGTGAAACCACCCCCGACCTGAGGCTGCGTGGAGGCTAAACCTGTGAATCAACATGTGAAAACACATGGTTTTcagattttactttatttacttaCAAGGGACAGAAATGAGACTGGTGAGCAAATGTTACCAATGAGGAGTGAGGACTCCCCCAGGCTCATGACGCTGGGCAGTGAGGCCATGATGAGGCTCTgggaagaagcagaggaggaagacagactGTGGAGGGAGGTCAGAGTGCttactggcggcagtggaccaCTGCTGGACACCTAAGACAAGAGGACAACTTGATCGTCATGGCAGCAGCGCACAGGTACTATACACCATAAACTAATGTGGACAGGAACCATTTCACATTCTCTCACAGGCTTGTGGTTATGCGACTCGAGGAGTGTGTGGCTGGGCTCCAGTTGGACAGGGCTGACCACTAGACgtcccactctctctcctccgctaCCCCTGGCTGAGCTCATAGTGTCACACAGGATTTGCTGGCTGTATTTCACACCTGGAAAACAAATGAAGTCAGTCCCTAAGGAGACAACATCCAGAGATCTGGCCATGGGAAGTCCAACATTGTGTAACAGAACCCTCATTCTCCCGGATTTCACTTTGTCCTTTTAACCTGTTTGTGCTTGTCTGAAGCGTGGTAGGGTATTACCATGGTCCGGGCTCGAAAGGCTGAGGTTAGAGGATGAGGCAGATTGGTTGGTGAAAGGCGTGTCGAGGGCCAGTTTGTGACGGAAGGCCTCCTCTTTTCGGCGGTTTGCAAACCAGTTGTACACCCGGACTTCAGTAACCAGGTTGGAGCCCAATCCAGCAAGCTGAGAGGGGGACACTCCTCTCTGGATACACTCTGccctgagagaggagggacatACAGACTAAGACTTTAGCTCTTTCTGTATGAGATTCTTTACAAACCACTATGAGTATCACCCTACGGTTGCTTAACATACTGTAGGTGTCAGCATTTGCACCATACAAACCTACCAGCAggaacacaaatgttttttgtacatttttgtcGTCAGATATGAGGTAAAACTAACtaaattaactaaactaaactagTCCAGACATTAAGTTTTTTCTACTTTCAAATAATAATGACTCCAGCCAGTCTCCACATATGTAAAAGGGTTAGCCATCTTTAATCATATAATTGTTCATTCATAGTTATGGTAGTTGAATGAAAAAGACCAAAGACTAATTTCAGCATCTAATTGAAATGAGTTACCTGTGTAGCTGgacacatcaacaaaattacaatatttaaaacattgattagaagaaacagtttgtagtATAATAGAGAAGTCTGTCAATGTTAGTATTTATACATTAGAAAATGTCAGATAGAGATTAATTGATCAGCAATGACAATTGAATCGGACTAGTTATTGCCAGTAATGGTGGAATATGTGAGTAGGTATATCAAGCAATCttgatcagctgccaccactaTCACGATTTACCACAAAGTTTTATACGTTACAGACGACAACAACCTATTTTTCGATCACCTTTTAAATTTTTTACGGGATTAtcaccttttctttctcctaAAGTCACATCAGCTTTcgatttctgtatttgtttcatttgttgGAGCTCTCCTGGCTGGTTTGAAGCTGGTGGGTCTCCATTGGGAAGAGGTGATGTTACATATACCAAACCTTTAATATACAGGCTATGGTACCAATCTGATTTTAGCAGCATTTCTTCAGAAAAGATATAatgccatttgtttttttccactgcaAACTCTTTTCCCCCCATCACTTAAACTTTTGCTGATTTAGTCATGAGTATTTATTGTTATCTAGAATTGCAAGATGCATGAGATCAGATATCAGGGGCATCATGGCTACTGTTGTCTTCACTATATATCACCTGTTGCACTCCTCCAccaacccctctctctcctccttgctGGGGTTCTTCTGTCGTTCGTAGGCATGGAAAAGGATCTGCAGGGACGCCGGACCCCACTTGAACCTGTTCCTCCGtcctttcttcacctcctcttgctCATCCAACGATCCAATGCCATGTTTGGCATTGGTAAATTCTGGAAGAAAAATGgtactgtgtttttcttttggccTCAGTCTcctagaggactgatatttgatgagtgtgtgaaaaTGGGTGCGTGTGTGAAATGTGATCAGTGGGTGAAAGCAGAAACTTGggtctctgcagctccacatcTGCCTCAGTACTCACGCTGGCTGATCTCGCCCTGCTTCTTGACGTACCAGCTGTACAGAGACGCTCTCTTCTGGTTCTTCATGGGCGTGCCCTTGTTGAGGTGCTGGGAGAGGTGGGACTGGTTGAGCCCCGTGGATTCCACCACCTCTCTCTGAGGGAGATTGTGCTGCTGCATGTAGCTTTTCACAATTTTTGCAACATGCCAGGGGTCCTCCCTATTAGAGAAAGACCTTTTTGAGTGCATTTGCCTCCTATATCCTCCTAGAATTAAAATTCTTTGAATGAAGCATATCCCTTTAGCTTCTTCTTGGTGTTTGTAACAATGAAATCCCTTCTGGAAAAGTCCTTAGCAGgtacagattttcttttttacatttgacaCAAAGCATGGCCACTGAGACGGAAGTATAGGGAGGCTTattgacagagagagataaggGAAAGCACACAGGGGCAAAGTCCAGGCCTTTTAGATCACTGGAGGGGAAAAACATGTAAAAGGTTTATAAAGCCTCATTTGAAGCTTTATAAATGTCAAGTCAGGAGCggtgaaaatacacaaaacagcCAAAATCCCCAATTTGAACTGATTTAAATTCATctcagatatatattttttgtattttagaagcaaaataatattttattgctTTGTAAAAGATTAACATCTCTTATCCAATCCGTACATTCCAAATATTACAAATCAGGTCTTAGAACTGAATGTAGAAATATcacttgtgtgttgtgtaaacATGAACTCTCGTGACCAGCCCTCCTCCATTAATCTTCACCTATGCATGTAACTTATTTATTAAGAAATGTCCGGAGAATAATGATGGGGGTGGGTAATTAGTAACTAGCATAGGAGGAACCCTCTTTAAATTCGCCTCAGAAGCCAGAttgcagagagcgagagagagagagagagagagagagagagaggg from Limanda limanda chromosome 5, fLimLim1.1, whole genome shotgun sequence includes:
- the hnf1a gene encoding hepatocyte nuclear factor 1-alpha isoform X2 — protein: MEGEETASAAMPRPSRLTSLQEQMIWALLESGLSRDVLVQALGELEQDRTSAGAEKGEKGDGESSEEGEMDFPPPIFRELEKLSPEEAAKLRVEVDQLLQEDPWHVAKIVKSYMQQHNLPQREVVESTGLNQSHLSQHLNKGTPMKNQKRASLYSWYVKKQGEISQQFTNAKHGIGSLDEQEEVKKGRRNRFKWGPASLQILFHAYERQKNPSKEEREGLVEECNRAECIQRGVSPSQLAGLGSNLVTEVRVYNWFANRRKEEAFRHKLALDTPFTNQSASSSNLSLSSPDHGVKYSQQILCDTMSSARGSGGERVGRLVVSPVQLEPSHTLLESHNHKPVSSSGPLPPVSTLTSLHSLSSSSASSQSLIMASLPSVMSLGESSLLIGLASTQPQVGGGFTTLQPISFQQQLQASSQLPISHLQSHMCASPFMATMTQLPCHMYSKSDSPQYHSSSLLSQTMVITDGSSLGNLTSLSTVRPILTEDPEEQTDPNLQEESLHLQPHTPVPATSSQSLELYPASQTTDSHQSHLLSPSPTDIISYIPTQMVSTAQ
- the hnf1a gene encoding hepatocyte nuclear factor 1-alpha isoform X3 translates to MEGEETASAAMPRPSRLTSLQEQMIWALLESGLSRDVLVQALGELEQDRTSAGAEKGEKGDGESSEEGEMDFPPPIFRELEKLSPEEAAKLRVEVDQLLQEDPWHVAKIVKSYMQQHNLPQREVVESTGLNQSHLSQHLNKGTPMKNQKRASLYSWYVKKQGEISQQFTNAKHGIGSLDEQEEVKKGRRNRFKWGPASLQILFHAYERQKNPSKEEREGLVEECNRAECIQRGVSPSQLAGLGSNLVTEVRVYNWFANRRKEEAFRHKLALDTPFTNQSASSSNLSLSSPDHGNTLPRFRQAQTGVKYSQQILCDTMSSARGSGGERVGRLVVSPVQLEPSHTLLESHNHKPVSSSGPLPPVSTLTSLHSLSSSSASSQSLIMASLPSVMSLGESSLLIGLASTQPQVGGGFTTLQPISFQQQLQASSQLPISHLQSHMCASPFMATMTQLPCHMYSKSDSPQYHSSSLLSQTMVITDGSSLGNLTSLSTVRPILTEDPEEQTDPNLQEESLHLQPHTPVPDIISYIPTQMVSTAQ
- the hnf1a gene encoding hepatocyte nuclear factor 1-alpha isoform X1 is translated as MEGEETASAAMPRPSRLTSLQEQMIWALLESGLSRDVLVQALGELEQDRTSAGAEKGEKGDGESSEEGEMDFPPPIFRELEKLSPEEAAKLRVEVDQLLQEDPWHVAKIVKSYMQQHNLPQREVVESTGLNQSHLSQHLNKGTPMKNQKRASLYSWYVKKQGEISQQFTNAKHGIGSLDEQEEVKKGRRNRFKWGPASLQILFHAYERQKNPSKEEREGLVEECNRAECIQRGVSPSQLAGLGSNLVTEVRVYNWFANRRKEEAFRHKLALDTPFTNQSASSSNLSLSSPDHGNTLPRFRQAQTGVKYSQQILCDTMSSARGSGGERVGRLVVSPVQLEPSHTLLESHNHKPVSSSGPLPPVSTLTSLHSLSSSSASSQSLIMASLPSVMSLGESSLLIGLASTQPQVGGGFTTLQPISFQQQLQASSQLPISHLQSHMCASPFMATMTQLPCHMYSKSDSPQYHSSSLLSQTMVITDGSSLGNLTSLSTVRPILTEDPEEQTDPNLQEESLHLQPHTPVPATSSQSLELYPASQTTDSHQSHLLSPSPTDIISYIPTQMVSTAQ
- the hnf1a gene encoding hepatocyte nuclear factor 1-alpha isoform X4; amino-acid sequence: MEGEETASAAMPRPSRLTSLQEQMIWALLESGLSRDVLVQALGELEQDRTSAGAEKGEKGDGESSEEGEMDFPPPIFRELEKLSPEEAAKLRVEVDQLLQEDPWHVAKIVKSYMQQHNLPQREVVESTGLNQSHLSQHLNKGTPMKNQKRASLYSWYVKKQGEISQQFTNAKHGIGSLDEQEEVKKGRRNRFKWGPASLQILFHAYERQKNPSKEEREGLVEECNRAECIQRGVSPSQLAGLGSNLVTEVRVYNWFANRRKEEAFRHKLALDTPFTNQSASSSNLSLSSPDHGNTLPRFRQAQTGVKYSQQILCDTMSSARGSGGERVGRLVVSPVQLEPSHTLLESHNHKPVSSSGPLPPVSTLTSLHSLSSSSASSQSLIMASLPSVMSLGESSLLIGLASTQPQVGGGFTTLQPISFQQQLQASSQLPISHLQSHMCASPFMATMTQLPCHMYSKSDSPQYHSSSLLSQTMVITDGSSLGNLTSLSTVRPILTEDPEEQTDPNLQEESLHLQPHTPVPDGLLGFFSCLSTSG